In the genome of bacterium HR17, the window GATATTGGCGAGGGTCTATTTTGTTTATGACGGATTAGGTTCATGCAGGGCGTTGGTGGCAAGCGATGGGACGGTTGTGGCAAAATATGATTACGATGCATATGGAGCGGTGAGGGAGCAGAGTGGGCAGCGTTCCAACAGTTTCAAGTATGTGGCACAGATCGGTCATCCGACGGATGAAGAGACAGGGTTAATTTACATGAGGGCAAGGTATTATGAGCCAGCGACAGGGCGATTTATCAGCGAAGACCCTGCCTGTGATGGGGTGAATTGGTATCTGTATGCCGATGGGAATCCGGTGGCGGCGGTGGATGTGGAGGGACATAATTCAGAGTGGGAATGGAATGAAATAACTCCCCTTGAATTCGTGTATTTCGTTCTTGGTTGGTATTTAAGAAAGCTTGGTAGTGAGTTGATAAGCCAGGGAAAATCTAAGATAAAGGAAGGCTTAAAAGATATGGCTGAAGGGCGTTCGTGGCAAGTATTGACTCGTAGCTCTATAGGGAAGCCGATGG includes:
- the wapA_2 gene encoding tRNA(Glu)-specific nuclease WapA, translating into MAKYDYDAYGAVREQSGQRSNSFKYVAQIGHPTDEETGLIYMRARYYEPATGRFISEDPACDGVNWYLYADGNPVAAVDVEGHNSEWEWNEITPLEFVYFVLGWYLRKLGSELISQGKSKIKEGLKDMAEGRSWQVLTRSSIGKPMEFFGALKVQGGVKEFRQGRFCSSQEPIS